The Anabaena sp. PCC 7108 region GTTACAGGAACTTGACAGAAGATATTTGTGCCTTCTAGTTTAAATAATGGATGAGGATCGACGGTAATTTTTAAGTATAAGTCGCCGCCACCAATACCTTGATTTCGCAGACGGATGGTTTGACCTGTCACCATAGATGGGGGCATAGTTACTTCGAGCGATCGCCCATCTTCTAAGCGAATACGTTCATTACCACCTTGATAAGCTTTTTCTAGGGGTAAAGTCAAGCGGGCTTCTATATCTCTACGAGTAGTGCGAGGTGGTGTGTTGACTGTATAAGCAACTTTAGTTCTGGGAGTGCGAAATGGGTCGCTAGGGGTGCTAGAGGTGCTAGAACCTCCGCTATTTCTGCTATCTTGGCGACTGCTGACACCTATGACTTGATTAATAAAACTTTCAAAATCGGAAAATTCACTGGGGTCTACTTCCTGATTACTGCTGCGGCTGTTAGAACGATCTCCCCAACCTTTTGGTTTTGGTGTTTGTTTAGCACCAGCAAAGCCTTTTTGTTTCCAGTAGCGGCTAAACTGGTCATATTGCGATCGCCTACTGGGGTCGGAAAGGATTTCATAAGCCTCACCGACGGTCTTAAATTTTTCTTCTGCTTCCTTGTTACCGGGATTAAGATCAGGGTGATATTGCCTTGCTAATCTACGATAAACCTTTTTAATTTCTTCGCTAGAGGCATCTTTATCTACTCCCAAAATCTCGTAATAATCTCGAAAATTCTGCAAATTTTGCATAGTTTTTTATTTAAATTTAGATGTCACTAGTCAGTGTTTAGTTGTCAGTTGTCAGTTGTGCTTCTACTTATCACTGACGGGAGCAAATATTTGAACTTAGATTTTAGATTTAATCAAGTTAATCCCCAATCTAAAATCTAAAATCCACAATCTAAAATTGCTTTACAGCCAATCATCGTCATCATCCCAGTTATCCTGGTAGCTGGGACGCTTCTTCGGTGCTGGACGGCTATCATAGGGGGAAGAACGATTGTCCCTATCCCTACCATAGTCTCTGCCATTATCCCTACCATAGTCCCGGTTATAAGCATCCCGTTCCCGATAGGTGTCTCTAGAGGAATCCCGTTCTCGTTCTTTGTCACCCGTGAATATCTCACGAATTGCACCAAATAAGTCTTCGTCTTCATCCTCAGCATAATACTGACGGACTTCTCGGTTTAGCTCATATAGAGCATCTTGCAGGTCTGCGTAAGCTTGGTCAATTCCGCGATCGTCATTTTCTTTTAAACTTTCCCGCAGTTCACGAGAAATATTATCAATGCGTTGACGACGGTTACGGGCAAATTGCATTCCCATTTCTAAGGCTACTTCCCGCAGTTGCCGTTCGGCTTGTAAAATCAAGGCTTCGGAACGAGTGCGTTTTTCTACTCTTTCTTTGCGTTCTCGGTCAACTTCGGAGTATTTTTGAGCATCTTGAATCATGCGATTCACTTCTGACTCACTCAAGGTAGAAGCCCCTTGGATGGTAATACTCTGTTCGCGTCCAGTGGTGCGATCTAAGGCTGTCACCTGTAAAATACCGTTAGCATCAATATCAAATGATACTTGAACTTGGGGTATACCTCTTGGCGCTGGCGGAATACCATAGAGCTTAAACCGTCCTAAAGACTTGTTATTTGCTGCCATTTCCCGCTCACCCTGGACAACGTGGATTTCGACGCTGTTTTGGTTATTTTCAGAAGTAGAAAAAATGTCAGAGCGCCGTACTGGTATTGTTGTGTTGCGGGGAATGAGTTTTTTCATCACACCACCGATGGTTTCTAATCCCATAGATAGAGGCGTGACATCTAAAAGCAGTACATCCTTGAGTTCACCTGCGAGAATCCCGGCTTGAATAGCTGCACCCACTGCCACCACTTCATCAGGGTTAACGTTTTCGTTGGGTTCAGTCCCAATTAAGTCACGTACTAGCTGTTTCACCATTGGTATCCTTGTGGAACCACCTACTAGTACAACTTCTTCAATATCTACAGGGGAGAGTCCGGCATCTTTCAGCGCCCTTTTTACAGGGGTTCGCACTCGACTGATTAAGTCACCGCACAAGCCTTCAAATTGCGATCGCGTCATCCGAGTTTCTAAATGCTTCGGACCGTCCTCTGTGGCGGTAATAAAGGGTAAGTTAATATCAGTGACACTGACGGCAGAAAGTTCTATTTTCGCTTTTTCTGCTGCTTCCATCAACCGTTGCAAGGCTTGGCGATCGCGTCTTAAGTCTAAACCTTCTGCTTCTAAAAATTGGTCTGCTAACCAATCAACTATTTTTTTGTCAAAATCATTACCACCTAGCTGGGTATCTCCACTAGTGGATTTAACTTCAAATATGCCGTCGCCTACTTCTAGAATCGATACATCAAAAGTACCACCACCCAAGTCAAAGACTAAGATAGTTTCTGTGTCACCCCGATCTAATCCGTAAGCCAAAGAGGCCGCAGTTGGTTCATTAAGAATTCGCAGTACTTCTAAACCAGCAATTCTGCCCGCATCACGGGTTGCTTGCCGCTGGGAATCATTAAAATAAGCAGGAACGGTAATTACAGCCCCGGTGACAGGTTCCCCCAAATAGCGACTAGCGTCATCTGCCAATTTCCTGAGGATCATGGCTGAAATTTCTTCTGGGGCAAATTCCTTATTCAGACGCGGACAAGCAACTTTAATACTGCCCATTTCATCTTTGCGGATGGTGTAGGGTACACGCTTAGAATCTGGGTTTAATTCACCGTATCTCCTCCCAATAAAGCGTTTCACAGCAAAAAATGTATTTTGAGGATTGAGGACAGTTTGCCGTCTGGCCATTTGCCCAACTACCCTTTCACCTTCCTTACTAAAACCGACGACGGAGGGGGTTGTTCGCATTCCTTCTGCATTGGCAATCACCACCGGCTTGCCACCCTCCATAACGGCGACTACTGAGTTGGTTGTACCCAAGTCGATGCCGACTACCTTGCCCATGCGTTACTTTTCTCCTCAGCGTGTCTTATAAACTAATTATTATATGGCTGGACTACCTCTAGCTTGGTGCTAAATGATGAAAACCGCCCAATGGCATAATTATCATCATTCAATCAAGAATTAGAAAATTTTTAGCTTGAGGCGTTACTTGCTTGCACTAGGATAGCATTTGAAGAGAGGGAACAGGGAACTCTTAACAGGTCAGAATTTTACTAATCACCAATCACTACTTTGAATTTAAAACAGCGGTTACAAAATCACCTTCAGCAGATAGCCAGAGAACGCGATCCTTATATGGCGACTGCGGGACATTTCTTTGTTCAAGAATACATTCGCCAACAATTTGGACAATGGGGAAGTGTGGAAATCCACACCTTCCAAGTAGGAAGTAAAAGCTGTAAAAACTTGATTTTAAATTTACCTGCTGCCGCAGAAAAGCAAAAGACAGA contains the following coding sequences:
- a CDS encoding DnaJ C-terminal domain-containing protein, whose protein sequence is MQNLQNFRDYYEILGVDKDASSEEIKKVYRRLARQYHPDLNPGNKEAEEKFKTVGEAYEILSDPSRRSQYDQFSRYWKQKGFAGAKQTPKPKGWGDRSNSRSSNQEVDPSEFSDFESFINQVIGVSSRQDSRNSGGSSTSSTPSDPFRTPRTKVAYTVNTPPRTTRRDIEARLTLPLEKAYQGGNERIRLEDGRSLEVTMPPSMVTGQTIRLRNQGIGGGDLYLKITVDPHPLFKLEGTNIFCQVPVTPSEAVLGGQVEAPTLDGPVKMTIPPAVRSGQRFRLANKGYPGENGKRGDQLVEVQIVTPKNLTSEERELYEKLREIETFKPRADLI
- the dnaK gene encoding molecular chaperone DnaK, which gives rise to MGKVVGIDLGTTNSVVAVMEGGKPVVIANAEGMRTTPSVVGFSKEGERVVGQMARRQTVLNPQNTFFAVKRFIGRRYGELNPDSKRVPYTIRKDEMGSIKVACPRLNKEFAPEEISAMILRKLADDASRYLGEPVTGAVITVPAYFNDSQRQATRDAGRIAGLEVLRILNEPTAASLAYGLDRGDTETILVFDLGGGTFDVSILEVGDGIFEVKSTSGDTQLGGNDFDKKIVDWLADQFLEAEGLDLRRDRQALQRLMEAAEKAKIELSAVSVTDINLPFITATEDGPKHLETRMTRSQFEGLCGDLISRVRTPVKRALKDAGLSPVDIEEVVLVGGSTRIPMVKQLVRDLIGTEPNENVNPDEVVAVGAAIQAGILAGELKDVLLLDVTPLSMGLETIGGVMKKLIPRNTTIPVRRSDIFSTSENNQNSVEIHVVQGEREMAANNKSLGRFKLYGIPPAPRGIPQVQVSFDIDANGILQVTALDRTTGREQSITIQGASTLSESEVNRMIQDAQKYSEVDRERKERVEKRTRSEALILQAERQLREVALEMGMQFARNRRQRIDNISRELRESLKENDDRGIDQAYADLQDALYELNREVRQYYAEDEDEDLFGAIREIFTGDKERERDSSRDTYRERDAYNRDYGRDNGRDYGRDRDNRSSPYDSRPAPKKRPSYQDNWDDDDDWL